Proteins from a genomic interval of Bacteroidota bacterium:
- a CDS encoding ABC transporter ATP-binding protein has product MPDTHLHVDTLAMRYGRRVLFRALSFEVAGGTSLAVTGANGSGKSTLLKILAGLVSPVRGTVRLVLDGADVPTAQRPRRVGLAGPYLGLYDGYSARETLAFLAEARGLHDAPILALLDRVGLGPRADDRVGTFSSGMQQRLRLATALLAAPRVLLLDEPGATLDAEGRTLIRNIVAGQQAAGTLVVVATNDPAEAALCDRSIAIAA; this is encoded by the coding sequence ATGCCTGACACCCACCTCCACGTCGACACTCTTGCGATGCGCTACGGACGGCGCGTGCTCTTCCGCGCGCTATCGTTCGAGGTGGCGGGCGGTACCTCGCTCGCGGTGACGGGCGCGAACGGCTCTGGCAAATCGACGCTGCTGAAGATCCTCGCGGGCCTCGTCTCGCCCGTGCGTGGCACCGTCCGCCTCGTGCTCGACGGCGCGGACGTGCCGACGGCGCAGCGCCCGCGTCGCGTTGGCCTGGCAGGCCCCTACCTCGGCCTCTACGACGGCTACAGCGCCCGCGAGACGCTCGCCTTCCTTGCCGAGGCTCGCGGCCTGCACGATGCGCCCATCCTCGCCCTGCTCGACCGCGTCGGCCTCGGCCCCCGCGCTGACGACCGCGTGGGGACCTTTTCCTCCGGCATGCAACAGCGGCTCCGCCTCGCTACGGCGCTCCTCGCCGCGCCGCGGGTGCTGCTCCTCGACGAACCCGGCGCGACGCTCGATGCGGAGGGCCGCACGCTGATTCGGAACATCGTCGCCGGGCAGCAAGCTGCAGGCACGCTCGTCGTCGTGGCCACGAACGACCCGGCCGAGGCGGCGCTGTGCGACCGGTCCATCGCCATCGCAGCCTAA
- a CDS encoding superoxide dismutase family protein produces MPAALYAQPTDALARLDAVARLDAVDGSGVTGQVIAQRMGEGTRLLARVDGLAPGEYGFHVVDAVACAAVPGAPTFDTRDRPHGGPLAPAEARRPGDLGNLRIRHRDPVGRYDRIVPDLPFDRALGLAVVVRAGLDDLHTQPLGNAGPAVACGLIEVE; encoded by the coding sequence ATGCCTGCTGCGTTGTACGCGCAGCCGACCGACGCTTTGGCCCGGCTGGACGCTGTGGCCCGGCTGGACGCTGTGGACGGCAGCGGCGTGACGGGGCAGGTCATCGCGCAGCGCATGGGCGAAGGCACACGGCTCCTCGCCCGCGTCGACGGCCTCGCGCCGGGTGAATATGGCTTTCACGTGGTCGACGCCGTCGCCTGCGCGGCCGTGCCCGGCGCCCCCACGTTCGACACGCGGGACCGCCCCCACGGGGGACCGCTTGCGCCGGCCGAAGCGCGCCGCCCCGGCGACCTCGGCAACCTCCGCATCCGCCACCGCGACCCCGTCGGGCGCTACGACCGCATCGTGCCCGACCTCCCGTTCGACCGCGCGCTCGGCCTCGCCGTCGTCGTCCGTGCGGGCCTCGACGACCTCCACACGCAGCCGCTCGGTAATGCCGGGCCAGCCGTTGCGTGCGGTCTCATCGAGGTAGAGTAA
- a CDS encoding DUF5715 family protein, with translation MRARSLLLASLVLLAGCAETASTDPASSAGITDAVLAAALDSLDTVMQRQHAALERIRPLDNEEQRRLRDRPYRPSYSAHLAAGRRLGVAPVSSDTELQQHLEAGRLVPLVDTEHYTVVVLEHSAPFVTPAAIEALAEIGRRFQRRLAEQGLPPFRYAISSALRTGASQADLRKVNRNATSGTSSHEYGTCVDLVYTRYFYHPTAPDSTAAPLDAFVHRARERETALLTGAYWDHLSGLMGRVLAEMQAEGTWHVLLEERQPVYHITLNRPL, from the coding sequence ATGCGCGCCAGATCGCTACTCCTCGCCTCGCTGGTGCTCCTCGCAGGCTGCGCCGAGACGGCGTCTACGGACCCGGCATCGTCGGCGGGGATCACAGATGCCGTCCTCGCCGCCGCGCTCGATTCGCTCGACACGGTCATGCAGAGGCAGCATGCCGCGCTGGAGCGCATCCGCCCCCTCGACAACGAGGAGCAACGCCGCCTACGCGACCGGCCCTACCGCCCGTCGTACAGCGCGCACCTCGCCGCAGGCCGACGTCTCGGCGTGGCTCCAGTCTCCTCCGACACGGAGTTGCAACAGCATCTTGAAGCCGGGCGACTCGTGCCACTCGTCGATACGGAGCACTACACGGTCGTCGTGCTGGAGCACTCGGCGCCGTTCGTCACGCCTGCTGCGATTGAGGCCCTCGCTGAAATCGGGCGTCGCTTCCAGAGACGGCTCGCCGAGCAGGGCCTGCCGCCGTTCCGCTACGCCATCTCGTCGGCCCTGCGCACGGGGGCGAGCCAGGCCGACCTCCGCAAGGTCAACCGCAACGCCACCTCAGGCACGTCGAGCCACGAGTACGGCACGTGCGTCGACCTCGTGTACACGCGCTATTTCTACCACCCGACCGCGCCCGACAGCACAGCAGCGCCTCTTGACGCATTTGTGCACCGCGCTCGCGAGCGCGAGACGGCGCTGCTGACCGGCGCGTACTGGGACCACCTCTCGGGACTGATGGGGCGCGTTCTCGCCGAGATGCAGGCCGAGGGCACCTGGCACGTGCTGCTCGAAGAGCGCCAGCCGGTGTACCACATCACACTCAATCGCCCATTGTAG
- a CDS encoding ring-cleaving dioxygenase — MSTPITGLHHVTALAGPPQRNLDFHVGTLGLRLVKRTVNFDAPDVYHLYYGDRVGTPGSILTFFPFPMAAAGKLGVGESIATAFAVPTGALDAWMNRFADLAVDFDVPTERFGQRVLAFRDADGMPFELIETVGLTAESNETERVWTDGPVDAEAAIRRFHSATLLVDRPAETARILTDVFGYEERATESHRTRFTVAGEGAVHIDLLTPDQITTRGRSGHGTTHHVAFRTPDDETQATVREQLMSLGLGVTTVQDRNYFRSLYFREPSGVLFEVATDPPGFLIDEDLSTLGTALKLPPQYESRRTHLEASLPALRDPVVAA, encoded by the coding sequence ATGTCAACGCCAATCACGGGCCTGCACCACGTCACCGCCCTCGCCGGGCCGCCCCAGCGCAACCTCGACTTCCACGTCGGCACGCTCGGCCTCCGGCTCGTCAAGCGCACCGTCAACTTCGATGCGCCTGATGTCTACCACCTCTACTACGGCGACCGCGTCGGCACGCCCGGCTCAATCCTCACCTTCTTCCCGTTCCCGATGGCGGCGGCAGGCAAGCTTGGCGTCGGCGAGTCGATCGCGACGGCCTTCGCCGTCCCCACGGGGGCCCTCGACGCCTGGATGAACCGCTTCGCCGACCTCGCCGTCGACTTCGACGTGCCGACGGAGCGCTTCGGCCAGCGCGTGCTCGCCTTCCGCGACGCCGACGGCATGCCGTTCGAACTCATCGAGACGGTCGGCCTGACCGCCGAGTCGAACGAGACCGAGCGTGTCTGGACCGATGGCCCTGTCGACGCCGAAGCGGCCATCCGCCGCTTCCACAGCGCGACGCTCCTCGTCGACCGCCCCGCAGAGACGGCGCGCATCCTCACCGACGTGTTTGGCTATGAGGAACGCGCGACGGAGAGCCACCGCACGCGCTTCACCGTCGCGGGCGAGGGCGCGGTTCACATCGACCTGCTCACCCCCGACCAGATCACGACGCGCGGGCGCTCTGGCCATGGCACGACGCACCACGTCGCTTTCCGCACGCCCGACGACGAGACGCAGGCGACCGTCCGCGAGCAGCTGATGAGCCTCGGCCTCGGCGTCACGACCGTGCAGGACCGCAACTACTTCCGCTCGCTCTACTTCCGCGAGCCGAGCGGCGTGCTCTTCGAGGTCGCCACCGACCCGCCGGGCTTTCTCATCGACGAGGACCTGTCGACGCTCGGCACCGCGCTCAAGCTGCCGCCGCAGTACGAGTCGCGCCGCACCCACCTCGAAGCGTCGCTCCCGGCGCTGAGGGACCCGGTCGTGGCAGCCTAG
- a CDS encoding peptidylprolyl isomerase, protein MPTAATGQTVRIHYTGTLADGTQFDSSEGRAPLEFTLGSGQVIPGFDVAVTGMEVGASKTVTIPAAQAYGEPRPEMVLEVGRDQFPAGVVPEVGQELHLQTPEGQHVPVRVVEVADDTVMLDANHALAGEDLTFALELVEIV, encoded by the coding sequence ATGCCTACCGCTGCCACCGGCCAGACCGTCCGCATCCACTACACCGGCACCCTCGCCGACGGCACCCAGTTCGACTCGTCCGAGGGCCGCGCGCCGCTCGAATTCACCCTCGGTAGCGGCCAAGTCATCCCCGGCTTCGACGTCGCCGTGACCGGCATGGAGGTTGGCGCTTCGAAGACCGTCACGATTCCTGCGGCGCAGGCCTACGGCGAGCCACGCCCCGAAATGGTGCTGGAGGTCGGACGCGACCAGTTCCCGGCGGGCGTCGTCCCGGAAGTCGGGCAGGAGTTGCATCTCCAGACGCCCGAAGGGCAGCACGTTCCCGTGCGCGTCGTGGAGGTCGCCGATGACACCGTCATGCTCGACGCCAACCATGCGCTCGCGGGCGAGGACCTCACGTTCGCGCTCGAACTCGTCGAGATCGTGTAG
- a CDS encoding site-2 protease family protein produces the protein MGGSLRVGRFVGIDVFLHWTFLLLIAGAFVYYVLSGNDLATALAGVGLILAVFACVVLHEYGHALAARRYGVPTRDITLYPIGGVARLERIPEKPRQELVVALAGPAVNFVVAGLIAGGYLVTRGSLPDFNEFGGLAAPADYFLPSLMWINVALLVFNLLPAFPMDGGRVLRALLALKLDYPRATQIAASVGQGMAIVFGFFGLIQFNPFLLFIALFVYLGAQQESSATQLRVATRGVHVRQAMVTDYHDLHPWQTLQDAVDLLLAVSEQDFPVIQDGQMVGVLTRKRLVQALSEQTMQTRVQQVMLPAPAPVNAGNMLDQALERLQADDVSMLPVVDQEGALVGLLTLENVGEMMMLASAMRRRTGMAPSLDSLAEGRS, from the coding sequence ATGGGCGGCTCGCTCCGCGTCGGCCGGTTCGTCGGCATCGACGTCTTTCTGCACTGGACGTTCCTGCTTCTGATCGCGGGCGCGTTCGTCTACTACGTCCTCAGTGGCAACGACCTCGCCACGGCGCTGGCGGGCGTTGGGCTGATCCTCGCCGTGTTCGCATGCGTGGTGCTGCACGAGTACGGCCACGCGCTCGCAGCCCGGCGCTACGGCGTGCCAACCCGCGACATCACGCTCTATCCCATCGGCGGGGTGGCGCGGCTGGAACGCATCCCTGAGAAGCCGCGGCAGGAGTTGGTTGTGGCGCTTGCCGGGCCAGCAGTCAACTTCGTGGTCGCGGGCCTCATCGCAGGGGGCTATCTCGTCACGCGCGGCAGCCTGCCCGACTTCAACGAGTTCGGCGGGCTCGCGGCTCCGGCAGACTACTTCCTGCCCAGCCTCATGTGGATCAACGTGGCGCTGCTCGTCTTCAACCTGCTCCCGGCCTTCCCGATGGACGGCGGGCGCGTGCTCCGAGCGCTCCTCGCCTTGAAGCTCGACTACCCGCGCGCCACGCAGATCGCGGCTAGTGTGGGACAAGGCATGGCCATCGTCTTTGGCTTTTTCGGGCTGATCCAGTTCAACCCGTTCCTGCTCTTCATCGCGCTCTTCGTCTACCTCGGCGCCCAGCAGGAGTCGAGCGCTACGCAGCTTCGCGTTGCCACGCGCGGCGTGCACGTGCGCCAGGCGATGGTGACCGACTACCACGACCTCCACCCGTGGCAGACGCTCCAGGACGCCGTAGACCTGCTGCTGGCCGTCTCGGAGCAGGATTTCCCTGTGATTCAGGACGGGCAGATGGTGGGCGTGCTCACGCGCAAGCGTCTCGTGCAGGCCCTCTCCGAGCAGACGATGCAGACGCGCGTGCAGCAGGTGATGCTGCCCGCCCCGGCGCCCGTCAACGCGGGCAACATGCTCGACCAGGCGCTCGAACGCCTCCAGGCCGACGACGTCTCGATGCTGCCGGTTGTGGATCAGGAAGGCGCGCTCGTGGGCTTGCTCACGCTCGAAAACGTCGGCGAGATGATGATGCTGGCCTCAGCGATGAGGCGGCGCACGGGCATGGCACCGTCGCTCGATTCTCTAGCGGAGGGGCGATCCTAG
- a CDS encoding DinB family protein: MSAPHPAIALLAETRGFVLRIADSFTDAELRTIPDGWNNHALWHLAHLAVTQQLLHYGLSGLPLFVDDVLVARCRKGTSPRDWPNGWKPDVAHVRTLLTDLPLRLAEDHAAGRFASFRRYPTSTGITLDSFETALHFNNLHEGIHVGLLLALRRAVRG, from the coding sequence ATGTCAGCCCCTCACCCCGCCATCGCCCTGCTCGCCGAGACACGCGGCTTCGTGCTGCGCATCGCCGACAGCTTCACCGACGCCGAGTTGCGGACGATCCCGGATGGGTGGAACAACCACGCGCTCTGGCACCTCGCACATCTCGCCGTCACGCAGCAACTGCTGCACTATGGCTTGTCCGGGCTACCGCTATTCGTGGACGACGTCCTCGTGGCGCGCTGCCGCAAGGGCACCAGCCCCCGCGACTGGCCCAATGGCTGGAAGCCCGACGTGGCGCATGTCCGCACCTTGCTCACGGACCTCCCGCTTCGCCTCGCCGAGGATCATGCGGCGGGACGGTTCGCCAGCTTCAGGCGCTACCCGACCTCGACAGGTATCACGCTTGACTCGTTTGAGACGGCGCTGCACTTCAACAACCTGCATGAGGGCATCCATGTCGGCCTGCTCCTCGCGCTGCGCCGGGCGGTTCGGGGGTAA
- a CDS encoding glycosyltransferase family 4 protein produces the protein MVALPGAARPALSRLQPSRTAIVHDWLPVYAGAERVLEQMIAVLPEADLHSLIEFLPDDQRDFLGGREVKTSFIQRLPFARKGYRNYLPFTPLAIEQFDLTAYDLVLSSSYVVAKSVLTFAEQLHVSYVHSPIRYAWDLQFQYLREGGLEHSLKGKLARLILHYMRTFDAATADRPDLYVANSHYVAKRIRKLYRRPAAVVHPAVNVERFTVGYDRDDYYCTCSRLVPYKKIRLIVEAFAQMPNKRLVVVGDGPEMGRLQAIATPNVDLLGHQPLEVLESTLREARAFVFAALEDFGIAPVEAQACGTPVIAYGRGGALETVRENETGIFFDQQTPEALVAAISRFEKDDARFDPDAIRAHAETFAAERFRARLADLLDQAWLAFSRDGDAEQILRSPVQSAMLPTPSDALPSLS, from the coding sequence ATGGTCGCCCTACCCGGCGCTGCACGCCCCGCCCTCAGCCGCCTTCAGCCCAGTCGCACAGCCATCGTGCACGACTGGCTCCCGGTCTATGCCGGGGCAGAACGCGTGCTGGAGCAGATGATTGCGGTGCTGCCCGAGGCCGATCTGCACAGCCTGATCGAGTTCCTCCCAGACGACCAACGGGACTTCCTGGGCGGGCGCGAGGTCAAGACCTCGTTCATCCAGCGGCTGCCGTTCGCGCGCAAAGGCTACCGCAACTACCTGCCGTTCACGCCGCTCGCCATCGAGCAGTTCGACCTCACGGCCTACGACCTCGTCCTCTCGTCGAGCTATGTCGTGGCCAAGAGCGTGCTCACGTTTGCGGAGCAGCTCCACGTGAGCTACGTCCACAGCCCGATCCGGTACGCGTGGGACCTGCAGTTCCAGTACCTCCGCGAAGGGGGACTCGAACACAGTCTCAAAGGCAAACTTGCGCGCCTCATCCTACACTACATGCGGACGTTCGACGCGGCGACGGCAGACCGGCCCGACCTCTACGTCGCCAACTCGCACTACGTCGCCAAGCGCATCCGCAAGCTCTACCGCCGGCCCGCCGCCGTGGTGCACCCCGCTGTCAACGTCGAGCGCTTCACCGTTGGCTACGACCGGGACGACTACTACTGTACCTGCTCGCGGCTCGTGCCCTACAAGAAGATCCGGCTCATCGTTGAGGCCTTCGCCCAAATGCCCAACAAGCGGCTCGTGGTGGTAGGGGACGGTCCCGAGATGGGTCGCCTGCAAGCCATCGCGACGCCGAACGTGGACCTGCTTGGGCACCAGCCGCTGGAGGTACTCGAGTCTACGCTTCGCGAGGCTCGCGCCTTCGTGTTCGCCGCGCTCGAAGACTTCGGCATCGCGCCGGTCGAGGCGCAGGCGTGCGGCACCCCGGTCATCGCCTACGGACGGGGCGGGGCGCTCGAAACCGTGCGAGAAAACGAGACTGGCATCTTCTTTGACCAGCAAACCCCCGAGGCTCTCGTCGCTGCAATTTCTCGATTTGAGAAGGACGACGCGCGCTTCGACCCCGACGCGATCCGCGCCCACGCCGAGACATTCGCCGCCGAACGCTTCCGTGCACGGCTCGCCGACCTGCTCGACCAAGCCTGGCTGGCCTTCAGCCGCGACGGCGACGCCGAGCAGATCCTCCGCTCTCCGGTGCAGTCCGCCATGCTGCCCACCCCCTCCGACGCCCTCCCTTCGCTCTCGTAG
- the wbaP gene encoding undecaprenyl-phosphate galactose phosphotransferase WbaP codes for MSPVLELIRPDAPSHGEGVRTSAPTAVRPRVLRAPVRPWARTLVLMLFDAVTLALCIGLAMVFMEAIGAAQENLRVAVATVVMALVMFAAFGCYATFPLPPVKEVRSLSIASSLAYLIVATVLMSVLGKVSPMVGTLALAWVLAIPTVPFARALARSFFGSKSWWSCAVVVFGAGRTGKGIVRILQGRPELGLRPVAVFTDTKGAPREISGVPVVGRLSRASTYARRLRVPYAIVAMPSADREHLLELMEEHASGFERVLVVPDLFGFASLSVTARDFSGVLAFEVRDHLLNPMHQRVKRVIDIVLSLIAIVLLAPVLALIGLLIRLDSKGDIFYAQERIGRDGHLFRCLKFRSMYVGAHERLQEVLDRDPEAAAEYAEFKKLTNDPRVTSVGHWLRKLSLDELPQLFNVLRGDMSLVGPRPYMPNELSEMTGKERMILRTLPGITGLWQVLGRNEFSFGSRCDLDVHYVRNWSMALDLYLLARTVPTVLSRKGAS; via the coding sequence ATGAGTCCTGTACTCGAACTGATCCGTCCCGACGCGCCGTCCCACGGCGAGGGCGTCCGCACCTCTGCCCCGACGGCCGTGAGGCCGCGCGTGCTCCGCGCCCCCGTCCGCCCATGGGCGCGCACGCTGGTGCTGATGCTCTTCGATGCGGTGACGCTCGCGCTCTGCATCGGGCTGGCCATGGTCTTCATGGAGGCCATCGGCGCGGCCCAGGAAAACCTGCGCGTGGCCGTGGCAACCGTCGTCATGGCGCTCGTGATGTTCGCGGCGTTTGGCTGCTACGCCACGTTCCCGCTGCCCCCGGTCAAGGAGGTGCGCAGCCTGAGCATCGCCTCATCGCTCGCGTACCTGATCGTGGCAACGGTGCTGATGTCGGTGCTCGGCAAGGTGTCGCCGATGGTGGGGACGCTTGCGCTTGCCTGGGTGCTCGCCATCCCGACGGTGCCCTTCGCGCGTGCGCTCGCCCGCTCCTTCTTCGGCTCGAAGTCGTGGTGGAGCTGCGCCGTCGTCGTGTTCGGAGCGGGGCGGACCGGCAAAGGCATCGTGCGCATCCTGCAGGGCCGCCCGGAGCTTGGCCTCCGGCCGGTCGCCGTCTTCACCGACACGAAGGGAGCCCCTCGCGAGATTAGCGGCGTGCCCGTGGTGGGACGCCTCTCGCGGGCCTCGACCTACGCGCGCCGCCTCCGCGTCCCGTACGCCATCGTGGCGATGCCGTCGGCTGACCGCGAGCACCTCCTCGAACTCATGGAAGAGCACGCGAGCGGTTTCGAGCGCGTCCTTGTGGTGCCGGACCTGTTCGGCTTCGCAAGCCTCTCGGTGACGGCCCGCGACTTTAGCGGCGTGCTCGCCTTCGAGGTGCGCGACCACCTGCTCAACCCGATGCACCAGCGCGTCAAGCGGGTCATCGACATTGTGCTCTCCCTGATCGCGATCGTGCTGCTGGCTCCGGTGCTGGCGCTCATCGGCCTGCTGATCCGGCTCGACTCGAAGGGCGACATCTTCTACGCCCAGGAGCGCATCGGACGGGACGGCCATCTGTTCCGGTGCCTCAAGTTTCGCAGCATGTACGTCGGCGCGCACGAGCGGCTTCAGGAGGTGCTCGACCGCGATCCCGAGGCGGCCGCCGAGTACGCCGAGTTTAAGAAGCTCACCAACGACCCCCGCGTGACGTCGGTGGGGCACTGGCTCCGCAAGCTCAGCCTCGACGAACTGCCGCAGCTCTTCAACGTGCTGCGCGGCGACATGAGCCTCGTCGGACCGCGTCCCTACATGCCCAATGAACTCTCCGAGATGACCGGGAAGGAGCGAATGATCCTCCGTACTTTGCCCGGCATCACCGGCCTCTGGCAGGTGCTCGGCCGCAATGAGTTCTCGTTCGGCAGCCGCTGCGATCTGGACGTCCATTACGTCCGCAACTGGTCGATGGCACTGGATTTGTACCTCCTCGCGCGCACCGTCCCGACCGTTCTTTCGCGCAAGGGCGCCAGCTGA
- a CDS encoding polysaccharide biosynthesis tyrosine autokinase: protein MSTPTKKTGPSAATASSTTAFSAAAFAQMLKRNWLVMALTAMVTFGAVATWTYFQTPIYATGAIVSIDTQRTGGDPIQGILGMRETRTLANEIETLRQSLSIGERVAERLLERYNSRELIKDEATQERLDAMMRNPETDVNQAVAIGMQQLGFVTIAPLNPQVDMIRIGAKHHNRRVARDMAQFYAEEYREYARSKSAAGREAASEFLEDQVASKRAQLRALDREITVFKEREGFVALDTEAETAVQRSTELGIAISDADVERQTAQIRLNALNNQLAAVTPSLVSATASGTQREIDALKDKITGFETTLSSYYANNPALLQDPSGVPEVMQLQRQIQQARQQIQVLSEQLVEESLSLADISLDGDAMAGLAVKKQEALGLELDISRLQLQAAALGAQQARNDQRLRELPSQQATLASLERDLAVATESFLILQEKYNDARTQAQSEVSYVELLRVALTPAAPMSPNIPQNLLLGAMLGLVLAFGLALLRHATDHRIRVPEDVKGHGFSLLGTIPDLRGLVKKHFNGQPFVNVEGREVSSLVVAAMHPLSSVTEAFRHLRTSVQYSLPDSKLEAIMISSPGPGEGKSTTAVNLAIALAQAGKRTLYIDADLRRPTGHRLLGVNRDRGLAELLFQDAPIDWENYRRPLHIDWGRFDNHLDNLYVLPAGQVVPDPAELLGSHKMEQLLAAAREEFDVVILDTSPILAVTDAVLLATYCDATLLVARAEETSWRSLQRARELLLTTGDAGAPVIGAVLNSMKESGESYGYGYGYGYKYGDSYGGRSADFADFMKLQGGVSGDGAGTARVPTLAKKETSADA from the coding sequence ATGTCTACTCCGACTAAAAAGACGGGACCCTCGGCCGCCACGGCTTCCAGCACTACCGCCTTTAGCGCAGCGGCCTTTGCGCAGATGCTCAAGCGCAACTGGCTTGTGATGGCGCTCACGGCGATGGTGACCTTTGGCGCGGTGGCTACCTGGACCTACTTCCAGACGCCGATCTATGCCACCGGCGCGATCGTCTCCATCGACACGCAGCGCACCGGCGGCGACCCGATCCAGGGCATCCTCGGCATGCGCGAGACGCGCACGCTCGCCAACGAAATCGAGACGCTGCGGCAGTCGCTCTCCATCGGCGAGCGCGTCGCAGAGCGTCTCCTGGAGCGATACAACTCGCGCGAACTGATCAAGGACGAGGCCACGCAGGAGCGCCTCGACGCGATGATGCGCAACCCGGAGACGGACGTCAACCAGGCCGTCGCCATCGGGATGCAGCAACTCGGCTTTGTGACGATTGCGCCGCTCAACCCGCAGGTGGACATGATCCGCATCGGGGCGAAGCACCACAACCGTCGCGTGGCGCGCGACATGGCGCAGTTCTACGCCGAGGAATACCGCGAGTACGCCCGCTCTAAGTCGGCCGCCGGCCGCGAAGCCGCCAGTGAGTTCCTGGAGGACCAGGTGGCGAGCAAGCGAGCCCAGCTGCGCGCGCTCGACCGGGAGATCACCGTATTTAAAGAGCGCGAAGGCTTTGTTGCCCTCGACACGGAGGCTGAGACGGCTGTGCAGCGCTCGACCGAGCTCGGCATCGCAATTAGTGACGCGGACGTAGAGCGTCAGACGGCGCAGATCCGACTAAACGCCCTGAACAACCAGCTGGCCGCGGTCACGCCGTCACTCGTCAGCGCGACCGCCTCCGGGACGCAGCGCGAGATCGACGCGCTCAAGGACAAGATCACGGGCTTCGAGACAACGCTCAGCTCCTACTACGCCAACAACCCGGCGCTGCTTCAGGACCCCTCCGGTGTGCCTGAGGTGATGCAGCTGCAGCGGCAGATCCAACAGGCGCGCCAGCAGATCCAGGTGCTCAGCGAACAACTCGTCGAGGAGAGCCTCTCGCTCGCCGACATCTCGCTCGACGGGGATGCGATGGCGGGTCTCGCTGTCAAAAAGCAGGAAGCCCTCGGGCTCGAACTCGACATCTCGCGGCTGCAGTTGCAGGCGGCCGCGCTCGGTGCGCAGCAGGCGCGCAACGACCAGCGGCTCCGCGAACTGCCCAGCCAGCAGGCGACGCTGGCCAGCCTGGAGCGCGACCTCGCCGTGGCGACCGAGTCGTTCCTGATCCTGCAGGAGAAGTACAACGACGCTCGCACGCAGGCCCAGTCAGAAGTGAGCTACGTCGAGCTGCTCCGCGTCGCGCTAACGCCAGCGGCCCCGATGTCGCCGAACATCCCGCAGAACCTCCTGCTCGGCGCGATGCTGGGCCTCGTGCTGGCCTTCGGGTTGGCGCTGCTCCGCCACGCCACCGACCACCGCATCCGCGTGCCGGAGGACGTGAAGGGCCATGGGTTTAGCCTCCTCGGTACGATCCCAGACCTGCGCGGCCTCGTCAAGAAGCACTTCAACGGGCAGCCGTTCGTCAACGTGGAAGGACGCGAGGTGTCCTCGTTGGTGGTCGCTGCGATGCACCCGCTATCGTCGGTCACGGAGGCGTTCCGCCACCTCCGCACGAGCGTGCAGTACAGCCTCCCTGACTCGAAGCTGGAGGCGATTATGATCTCGAGCCCTGGTCCGGGCGAAGGCAAGTCCACAACCGCCGTCAACCTCGCTATTGCGCTCGCGCAGGCGGGCAAGCGTACGCTCTACATCGACGCCGACCTGCGCCGCCCGACAGGCCACCGCCTCCTCGGCGTCAACCGCGACCGCGGCCTCGCCGAGTTGCTCTTCCAGGACGCCCCCATCGACTGGGAGAACTACCGCCGCCCGCTCCACATCGACTGGGGCCGCTTCGACAACCACCTCGACAACCTCTACGTGCTGCCCGCGGGGCAGGTCGTGCCAGACCCGGCCGAACTGCTCGGCTCGCATAAGATGGAGCAGCTGCTCGCGGCAGCCCGCGAGGAGTTCGATGTCGTCATCCTCGACACCTCGCCGATCCTGGCCGTCACCGACGCCGTGCTGCTCGCCACCTACTGCGACGCGACGCTCCTCGTGGCCCGTGCCGAAGAGACGAGCTGGCGGTCGCTGCAGCGTGCACGCGAACTGCTGCTCACCACGGGCGACGCGGGCGCCCCGGTCATCGGCGCTGTGCTCAACAGCATGAAGGAGAGTGGCGAGTCCTACGGCTACGGCTACGGCTACGGTTACAAGTATGGCGACAGCTACGGCGGGCGCTCTGCTGACTTCGCCGACTTCATGAAGCTGCAAGGCGGCGTCAGCGGCGATGGGGCGGGCACGGCCCGTGTGCCCACCCTCGCCAAGAAGGAAACCTCCGCCGACGCCTGA